In Arsenicicoccus dermatophilus, a genomic segment contains:
- the thrS gene encoding threonine--tRNA ligase, whose translation MPADITVRIAGDERSVAAGTTAADLFADDKGIVVARVGGELKDLAYELREGDEVEGVHVSSEDGLNVLRHSCAHVMAQAVQQVNPDARLGIGPPVRDGFYYDFQVSEPFTPEDLKALEKVMQRIINEGQTFRRRVVSETDALEELAGEPFKCELVGLKGNMSHDDEEAGASVEVGAGELTIYDNVRRDGSVAWGDLCRGPHLPSTKIIGNAFKLMRSAAAYWRGDQANEQLQRLYGTAWPSKDELKAYLDRLAEAEKRDHRKLGVELDLFSFPDEIGSGLPVFHPKGGIIKREMEDYVRRRHIEEGFEYVGTPHIARDGLFHTSGHLPYYADTMFPPLHVDEVLGEDGEVVRPGQNYRLKAMNCPMHNLIYRSRGRSYRELPLRLFEFGSVYRYEKSGVIHGLTRVRGFAQDDSHSYVTEEQAPAEIKHLLDFVLGLLRDFGLSDFYLELSTRETEGSKKDKFIGSDEQWEVATRVLEEVCLESGLELVPDPGGAAYYGPKVSVQARDAIGRTWQMSTIQYDFNQPERFGLEYQASDGSRKRPVMIHSAKFGSIERFMGVLVEHYAGAFPVWLSPVQVLAIPVAEDFADYLEDVARQLRRRGVRVEVDHSDDRFPKKIRNASKSKVPFTLIAGGEDMEAGAVSFRYRDGSQRNGVPVADAIEEIVHAIESRAQVTTAPGAGVDEPAGSEGLGHA comes from the coding sequence GTGCCAGCCGACATCACCGTGAGAATCGCCGGGGACGAGCGATCGGTGGCGGCAGGCACCACTGCCGCCGACCTGTTCGCCGACGACAAGGGCATCGTCGTGGCCCGCGTGGGCGGCGAGCTCAAGGACCTCGCCTACGAGCTGCGCGAGGGCGACGAGGTCGAGGGCGTGCACGTCAGCAGCGAGGACGGGCTGAACGTCCTGCGCCACTCCTGCGCCCACGTGATGGCCCAGGCCGTCCAGCAGGTCAACCCCGACGCCAGGCTCGGCATCGGACCGCCCGTGCGCGACGGCTTCTACTACGACTTCCAGGTGTCCGAGCCCTTCACGCCCGAGGACCTCAAGGCCCTCGAGAAGGTCATGCAGCGGATCATCAACGAGGGCCAGACCTTCCGGCGCCGCGTGGTGTCCGAGACGGACGCGCTCGAGGAGCTCGCGGGCGAGCCCTTCAAGTGCGAGCTCGTGGGCCTCAAGGGCAACATGTCGCACGACGACGAGGAGGCCGGCGCCTCGGTCGAGGTCGGCGCGGGCGAGCTGACGATCTACGACAACGTCCGCCGCGACGGCTCCGTCGCCTGGGGCGACCTGTGCCGCGGCCCGCACCTGCCCAGCACCAAGATCATCGGCAACGCCTTCAAGCTGATGCGCTCCGCCGCGGCCTACTGGCGCGGGGACCAGGCCAACGAGCAGCTGCAGCGGCTCTACGGCACGGCCTGGCCGAGCAAGGACGAGCTCAAGGCCTACCTCGACCGCCTCGCGGAGGCCGAGAAACGCGACCACCGCAAGCTCGGCGTCGAGCTCGACCTGTTCTCCTTCCCCGACGAGATCGGTTCGGGGCTGCCGGTGTTCCACCCCAAGGGCGGGATCATCAAGCGGGAGATGGAGGACTACGTCCGTCGGCGGCACATCGAGGAGGGCTTCGAGTACGTCGGGACGCCGCACATCGCCCGCGACGGCCTCTTCCACACCTCGGGTCACCTGCCGTACTACGCCGACACGATGTTCCCGCCGCTGCACGTCGACGAGGTGCTCGGCGAGGACGGCGAGGTCGTCAGGCCCGGGCAGAACTACCGCCTCAAGGCGATGAACTGCCCGATGCACAACCTCATCTACCGTTCCCGCGGCCGGTCCTACCGCGAGCTGCCGCTGCGGCTCTTCGAGTTCGGCTCGGTCTACCGCTACGAGAAGTCCGGCGTCATCCACGGGCTGACCCGGGTGCGGGGCTTCGCCCAGGACGACTCGCACTCCTACGTCACCGAGGAGCAGGCGCCCGCCGAGATCAAGCACCTGCTCGACTTCGTCCTCGGGCTGCTGCGCGACTTCGGGCTGTCCGACTTCTACCTCGAGCTGTCCACGCGCGAGACCGAGGGCTCCAAGAAGGACAAGTTCATCGGGTCGGACGAGCAGTGGGAGGTCGCGACCCGCGTGCTCGAGGAGGTCTGCCTGGAGTCCGGGCTCGAGCTCGTCCCCGACCCGGGCGGCGCGGCGTACTACGGCCCCAAGGTGTCCGTGCAGGCGCGCGACGCCATCGGCCGCACCTGGCAGATGTCGACGATCCAGTACGACTTCAACCAGCCCGAGCGCTTCGGCCTGGAGTACCAGGCCAGCGACGGCAGCCGCAAGCGCCCGGTGATGATCCACTCGGCGAAGTTCGGCTCCATCGAGCGGTTCATGGGCGTCCTCGTCGAGCACTACGCCGGGGCCTTCCCGGTGTGGCTGTCGCCGGTGCAGGTGCTCGCGATCCCGGTCGCGGAGGACTTCGCAGACTACCTCGAGGACGTCGCCCGCCAGCTGCGCAGGCGCGGCGTGCGCGTCGAGGTCGACCACAGCGACGACCGCTTCCCCAAGAAGATCCGCAACGCCTCCAAGTCCAAGGTGCCGTTCACGCTCATCGCCGGTGGGGAGGACATGGAGGCCGGGGCCGTGTCCTTCCGCTACCGCGACGGGTCGCAGCGCAACGGCGTGCCCGTGGCCGACGCGATCGAGGAGATCGTCCACGCCATCGAGTCCCGCGCCCAGGTGACGACCGCCCCCGGAGCGGGTGTGGACGAGCCGGCCGGGTCCGAGGGCCTCGGCCACGCCTGA
- a CDS encoding SigB/SigF/SigG family RNA polymerase sigma factor has translation MSASSHHVVFGLPHVRPTEDGESERLLAGIADLPAGERQEVYNRVIAMNIGLAKRLAARYRNRGEPQDDLEQVANLGLVMAVLRYDPSHGVGLVDFATPTIIGELRKHFRDKCWSVRPPRRLQELRPRVREVQQELEQAYGRVPTSTEVADALGLTPRELADVEQAATGYQPLSLEHPTGEGASSTLGHLIPDEDNDLEHLIDEMTVHTLLDCLTPRQRRIVELRYFSEMTQQEIADEIGVSQVQVSRLLTQILNKLRNVLEVQRPSVTPINAPTGATRALRIPSESVA, from the coding sequence TTGAGCGCGTCTTCGCATCACGTGGTCTTCGGCCTGCCGCACGTCCGGCCGACCGAGGACGGAGAGTCCGAGCGACTCCTGGCCGGCATCGCGGACCTTCCCGCGGGCGAGCGCCAGGAGGTCTACAACCGGGTCATCGCCATGAACATCGGTCTGGCCAAGCGCCTGGCCGCGCGCTATCGCAACCGCGGCGAGCCCCAGGACGACCTGGAGCAGGTCGCCAACCTCGGCCTGGTCATGGCCGTGCTGCGCTACGACCCTTCCCACGGCGTCGGTCTCGTCGACTTCGCCACCCCCACCATCATCGGGGAGCTGCGCAAGCACTTCCGGGACAAGTGCTGGTCCGTCCGCCCGCCGCGTCGGCTGCAGGAGCTGCGGCCACGCGTCCGGGAGGTCCAGCAGGAGCTGGAGCAGGCCTACGGCCGGGTCCCCACCTCCACCGAGGTGGCCGACGCGCTGGGCCTGACCCCGCGCGAGCTGGCGGACGTCGAGCAGGCGGCCACCGGCTACCAGCCGCTCTCCCTCGAGCACCCCACGGGCGAGGGCGCGAGCTCCACGCTCGGCCACCTCATCCCGGACGAGGACAACGACCTCGAGCACCTCATCGACGAGATGACCGTCCACACCCTCCTCGACTGCCTGACGCCGCGCCAGCGCCGCATCGTGGAGCTGCGCTACTTCTCGGAGATGACCCAGCAGGAGATCGCCGACGAGATCGGGGTGAGCCAGGTCCAGGTCTCCCGGCTGCTGACCCAGATCCTCAACAAGCTGCGCAACGTGCTGGAGGTCCAGCGCCCGTCGGTCACCCCGATCAACGCCCCCACCGGGGCCACGCGCGCGCTGCGCATCCCCTCGGAGTCGGTGGCCTGA